DNA from Thiomicrorhabdus sp. Kp2:
CCATTGACGCTCATTTAGAAACTCTCACAGACTATGCGGCTATTATTGGTTCCACAGAAAACCACTTACAGTATCAGTCGTCAAACTTAATGAATTTAAATGAATCTACTAGTACGGCTATGTCTCGAATAGCGGACTCTGACTATGCTAAAGAGACCGTTGAGGTTACAAAAAATCAAGTTCTGCAACAAGCAAGTATGGCGATGCTAGCGCATTCCAATGAGATGCCCGAAAGGTATATTAATACCTTACTTCGTTAACAACGAATGGCAAGCAGAGAGAACCTTTCTTAATGACCAAACACACTTAGACTTTTAAACCCGACCTCTGTTTTTTTCATAAACTCGGCTTCTTAGATTTGATTGACCTGCCAGCTTTCTCTTCTAAAGGTTGTTCTGGCCAGCGATGTTTGGGGTAACGGCCTTTCATCTCTTTGGCGACTTCAAAATAAGAATTTTGCCAAAAATGCGCCAAATCACTGGTTGTTTGTATGGGTCTTTGTGCGGGAGAGAGTAACTCAAAGGTCAAATTGACCTTACCCCAAGCCAGTTGTGGTGAGCTTAGTTCACCAAACATCTCTTGCAACACCACTGACACTTTTGGCCGTTGACCTGAATAATCTATTTTGAGTTTTTTACCACTTGGCGTCATATAGGTTTCGGGAGCTTGAGTATCAATAAGTGCCAGGGCTTCATAGGGCAGGCGAGCTTTTAATAGATCCATTAACGCCAAATTTTGTAATGCTTTAACCGAATAAATGCCTTCAATATAGGCAAATAACCAATCGTCAATGGAAGTTACCAGGCCTGGTAAAGTGAAATCTGGCCACTTTTGAGTGTTTTCTGGATTGTGTTGCATTAACCAAATCACACGATTTAACCAGGCCTGGTTGTTTTTAGACCAAGGTAGGATTTTTAAATCCGTATCTATAATCGCTTGATGTAAACAGGCCTGTATTTTTGTATTGTCAGGTTGCGATAACGCTTGTTCATTTAAAACAATCGCCCCGAGTTTAGTTTGCTGTTTACCGACTATCTTTTGGCTCTTTTCTTCAAACCGATAGCTGGCCGATGTTTCAAAACCCAGCATCTCTTCTAATAGGGTTTGTTCAACCGCTGTGGCTAAGAAGATACGTCCCTCATTACGTTGTCCATCTAAATCGGCAATAGCCAGCCATTCACTATTTTTAAGCTGATTATATTCTGGCAACACCGCGCCTTTGCCATTACTGAGTAGATAACGGTTTTCTGTGCTCGATAAACTGCGACATTTAGCCACTCGGTCGGGATAGGCCATGGCCACCAATTTGCCCAGGCTGGTTTGCAGTTGC
Protein-coding regions in this window:
- a CDS encoding flagellin; translated protein: MISDVGAGLSFSKNVVPAPVVPPPPPPTGDTLDITTMSNAQLSTQTIDAHLETLTDYAAIIGSTENHLQYQSSNLMNLNESTSTAMSRIADSDYAKETVEVTKNQVLQQASMAMLAHSNEMPERYINTLLR